In one window of Mobula hypostoma chromosome 1, sMobHyp1.1, whole genome shotgun sequence DNA:
- the mlh3 gene encoding uncharacterized protein mlh3 isoform X5 produces the protein MDKEMPPQKLRSLSVTVQDGLRSAVKVPSLAHCLEELLLNSLAAGCGCVAARVNADIGRVQVADNGVGLERAALVLAGARYHSSRAIGSGERPGARQGGVPWNTRPDCPWDGQGGGSGGSTEEENPGSGQGEELGGGEGPGEGLEEEPEVGPGCRGEALASIAHLSGLLEIVSRPRGGGSQTWVKLFRNGQAQQVYRAEVARPSPGTTVTVCNLFYRLPVRRRRMIRTLEWEQIRLRVQALSLLHPGVSFTLRNEASSTAGGSLVVRLPKASSLPARFAQIYGTQKAAALGPVQHSNDCFHISGFISRQGHHTKAQRQVFVNGRLVLKTRIHVQLDLLIRRSSLICRSGCSTGSRGSPDLHPVYIINVRCDHRQYDACWETGRTLLEFSSWDLLLSCLEEGVHAFLLQEKLLLEPLEEQEHPQSPLLSSKPVFSHEMAAVQSKSVYRQAVLPETSRENAVYQGLATIEKVGVLGAEDEEPVSEHSGIALHSTEAPKPILDIAGQRTTACNKSLWKESGDSSSLSGLSTSDSPETQPMKLVQPSREQVLTKGDGIYQIAVAYESEGSSGSSVSPQEEVQTTEGEVSGLQTGRKELSGKQTHKESQGVELGVTGLITHVIPMKMKGSDLERGNDTERGRTFHLGPVSAWDINERLKRGCTRLMAGGNMHLSDTRECGKAEPRRSNRLCQKVQSTSQYHNQSGSLTESVMTPGKIMSLKDHVNSKCRKVANCEPISCQARFRSKLSMSLITASLDAFRREYGRASGQDGSNSSQHTEVTRHGDGSLAMKSIPEDATVIKEADNLNQNVGARCPDFGANVCSESLLHSQSVGFQRNLHTCGSRSIAGHISQVQPSLIAQATYSQNKNITPVSKGLPKTLAAKLSRLKYLGQGEKSWECNSRSFADCISPFQSLERLPELEHASPHCLSPEPQLSGAEANSDNCAGVGGEGSCTGAGNICNLAMINEKSNSEELSRATTEERAVDGAVSQPELHPGDQPQTDETIEEHLSQQDDAVASSKEFDPSWIPTVPGAAEADVGVGTRQGVNTLKGFSSQWLQYFDGSLGKTVYVNSVTGVSSYELAPESQTHAACTKDFTTMAVNVLMKTGVTYRCYPFRSENLIPFLPRSREERQEGKADEGLGDGRDAQLGSSESLRSLFLEWRNPVFFRPPEVAVDVSSEQADNLAVKIHNVLYPYRFTKDMISSMQVLSQVDNKFIACLINTRLDQGTTAGNNLLVLVDQHAAHERVRLEQLISGSQQT, from the exons ATGGATAAGGAAATGCCGCCGCAGAAGCTGCGCTCGCTGTCGGTGACCGTACAGGACGGACTTCGTTCGGCAGTGAAAGTGCCGTCGCTCGCCCACTGCCTGGAAGAATTGCTGCTGAACAGCCTGGCAGCCGGCTGCGGTTGCGTGGCGGCTCGCGTTAACGCAGATATCGGGCGCGTGCAGGTGGCAGATAACGGCGTGGGGCTGGAGCGCGCGGCGCTGGTGCTGGCGGGAGCGCGCTACCACAGTAGCCGCGCCATTGGGTCTGGGGAAAGGCCTGGGGCCCGGCAGGGTGGGGTTCCCTGGAATACACGGCCAGACTGCCCCTGGGATGGACAGGGAGGGGGTTCCGGGGGTTCTACAGAGGAAGAGAATCCCGGGAGTGGACAGGGAGAAGAACTCGGGGGTGGAGAGGGCCCTGGAGAAGGATTGGAGGAGGAGCCTGAAGTGGGGCCTGGGTGTCGTGGTGAGGCACTGGCCAGCATTGCACACTTGTCGGGTCTGCTGGAGATAGTGAGCAGGCCACGAGGTGGTGGCAGCCAGACATGGGTCAAGTTGTTCCGCAATGGACAGGCCCAGCAGGTGTACAGGGCCGAGGTAGCCAGGCCCAGCCCCGGCACCACTGTCACTGTATGCAATCTCTTTTACCGACTGCCAGTGAGGCGACGCCGTATGATCCGAACCCTGGAGTGGGAGCAGATCCGTCTCAGAGTTCAAGCCCTGAGTCTTCTGCATCCTGGAGTCTCCTTCACCTTGCGGAACGAAGCCTCTTCCACAGCTGGAGGCTCGCTTGTAGTCAGGCTGCCGAAAGCGAGCAGCTTGCCGGCTCGCTTTGCTCAGATCTACGGTACACAGAAGGCAGCAGCTCTTGGCCCTGTTCAGCACTCAAATGACTGTTTCCATATCAGCGGTTTCATTAGCCGACAGGGCCACCATACCAAGGCACAGCGGCAGGTGTTTGTCAATGGGCGACTGGTGCTAAAAACCCGTATACATGTGCAACTGGATTTGCTGATCAGGCGAAGCAGCCTGATATGTAGGTCAGGATGCTCTACTGGGTCCCGTGGAAGCCCTGATCTCCACCCTGTTTATATCATCAATGTCAGGTGTGACCATAGGCAGTATGATGCCTGCTGGGAGACTGGTCGCACCTTGCTGGAGTTCAGCTCCTGGGACCTGCTGCTGAGCTGCTTGGAGGAGGGAGTCCATGCCTTCCTGCTACAGGAGAAACTGCTACTGGAGCCTTTAGAGGAACAGGAACATCCCCAGTCACCTCTTCTCAGCTCAAAACCTGTGTTCTCACATGAAATGGCTGCAGTCCAGTCCAAATCTGTTTATAGGCAGGCAGTACTACCTGAAACCTCTAGGGAAAATGCTGTGTATCAGGGGCTTGCAACAATTGAGAAGGTTGGGGTGTTGGGTGCTGAGGATGAAGAACCAGTCTCGGAACATTCAGGCATTGCGCTACACTCTACTGAAGCTCCAAAACCCATTTTAGACATTGCTGGTCAGCGGACAACTGCCTGCAACAAGTCTCTGTggaaagagtcaggagacagcaGTTCCCTCAGCGGCCTGAGTACATCAGATAGCCCTGAGACACAGCCAATGAAGCTGGTGCAGCCCAGCAGAGAGCAGGTGCTCACAAAAGGAGATGGAATTTATCAGATTGCTGTTGCTTATGAGAGTGAGGGCTCATCAGGTAGCAGTGTCTCACCTCAAGAGGAGGTGCAGACAACAGAAGGGGAGGTTAGTGGACTGCAGACAGGGCGAAAGGAGCTCTCGGGAAAACAGACACACAAGGAGAGTCAGGGAGTGGAACTTGGTGTCACAGGTCTTATAACCCATGTGATCCCTATGAAAATGAAAGGTTCTGACCTCGAACGTGGAAACGATACAGAGAGGGGACGTACCTTTCACTTAGGCCCAGTCAGTGCCTGGGATattaatgagagattgaaaagggGATGTACTCGGCTTATGGCTGGGGGCAATATGCACTTGAGTGACACTAGGGAATGTGGGAAGGCCGAACCCCGAAGATCCAACAGGCTTTGTCAGAAAGTTCAGAGTACTTCCCAGTATCATAATCAGTCTGGGAGCCTCACTGAATCAGTGATGACACCTGGGAAGATTATGTCACTGAAAGATCATGTTAATTCCAAGTGCAGAAAAGTTGCCAATTGTGAACCTATCTCCTGTCAAGCTAGATTCCGCAGCAAGCTAAGTATGTCTCTGATAACTGCTTCGCTGGATGCATTTAGAAGAGAATATGGGAGGGCCAGTGGTCAGGATGGAAGCAACTCTTCCCAACATACTGAGGTCACTCGACATGGCGATGGTAGTCTAGCCATGAAATCGATACCAGAGGATGCCACGGTAATTAAAGAAGCAGACAATTTGAACCAGAATGTAGGTGCAAGATGCCCAGACTTTGGAGCTAATGTCTGCAGTGAGAGTTTACTGCACAGCCAGTCTGTTGGCTTCCAAAGGAATTTGCATACTTGTGGCTCTAGGTCAATAGCTGGACACATATCCCAAGTGCAGCCCAGTCTTATTGCACAAGCTACTTAttcacaaaacaaaaacattacCCCTGTTTCCAAGGGGCTTCCAAAAACCTTGGCTGCAAAATTGTCCAGATTAAAATACCTTGGACAAGGAGAGAAGAGTTGGGAGTGCAATTCAAGGAGTTTTGCAGACTGTATTTCACCTTTCCAGAGCCTAGAGAGGCTTCCGGAGCTGGAACATGCATCTCCACACTGTTTATCTCCAGAACCACAGCTCTCAGGAGCTGAAGCAAACTCTGATAACTGTGCGGGAGTTGGTGGAGAGGGAAGttgtacaggtgctggaaatataTGCAACCTTGCTATGATTAATGAAAAGTCTAATTCAGAGGAATTGTCTCGTGCTACAACTGAGGAAAGGGCAGTTGATGGAGCAGTTTCACAGCCTGAGCTGCACCCTGGAGACCAACCCCAAACAGATGAAACAATTGAAGAGCACTTAAGCCAACAGGATGATGCTGTGGCCAGCAGTAAGGAATTTGACCCTTCATGGATTCCCACAGTACCAGGAGCTGCTGAAGCAGATGTTGGTGTGGGCACCCGTCAAGGTGTCAATACTTTGAAAGGTTTTTCTTCACAATGGCTGCAGTATTTTGACGGATCTCTGGGGAAGACGGTGTATGTAAACAGTGTGACTGGAGTGAGCAGCTATGAACTTGCACCAGAGTCTCAGACACATGCTGCCTGCACGAAAGACTTCACAACTATGGCAGTTAACGTCCTCATGAAGACTG GTGTCACATACCGATGCTACCCGTTCCGCAGTGAAAACCTGATCCCATTCTTGCCTCGGTCACGAGAAGAAAGACAGGAAGGCAAAGCTGATGAAGGGCTTGGTGATGGAAGAG ATGCTCAGCTGGGGTCAAGTGAGTCATTGCGTTCTTTATTCCTGGAGTGGAGGAATCCAGTCTTTTTCCGACCTCCAGAG
- the mlh3 gene encoding uncharacterized protein mlh3 isoform X3 produces the protein MDKEMPPQKLRSLSVTVQDGLRSAVKVPSLAHCLEELLLNSLAAGCGCVAARVNADIGRVQVADNGVGLERAALVLAGARYHSSRAIGSGERPGARQGGVPWNTRPDCPWDGQGGGSGGSTEEENPGSGQGEELGGGEGPGEGLEEEPEVGPGCRGEALASIAHLSGLLEIVSRPRGGGSQTWVKLFRNGQAQQVYRAEVARPSPGTTVTVCNLFYRLPVRRRRMIRTLEWEQIRLRVQALSLLHPGVSFTLRNEASSTAGGSLVVRLPKASSLPARFAQIYGTQKAAALGPVQHSNDCFHISGFISRQGHHTKAQRQVFVNGRLVLKTRIHVQLDLLIRRSSLICRSGCSTGSRGSPDLHPVYIINVRCDHRQYDACWETGRTLLEFSSWDLLLSCLEEGVHAFLLQEKLLLEPLEEQEHPQSPLLSSKPVFSHEMAAVQSKSVYRQAVLPETSRENAVYQGLATIEKVGVLGAEDEEPVSEHSGIALHSTEAPKPILDIAGQRTTACNKSLWKESGDSSSLSGLSTSDSPETQPMKLVQPSREQVLTKGDGIYQIAVAYESEGSSGSSVSPQEEVQTTEGEVSGLQTGRKELSGKQTHKESQGVELGVTGLITHVIPMKMKGSDLERGNDTERGRTFHLGPVSAWDINERLKRGCTRLMAGGNMHLSDTRECGKAEPRRSNRLCQKVQSTSQYHNQSGSLTESVMTPGKIMSLKDHVNSKCRKVANCEPISCQARFRSKLSMSLITASLDAFRREYGRASGQDGSNSSQHTEVTRHGDGSLAMKSIPEDATVIKEADNLNQNVGARCPDFGANVCSESLLHSQSVGFQRNLHTCGSRSIAGHISQVQPSLIAQATYSQNKNITPVSKGLPKTLAAKLSRLKYLGQGEKSWECNSRSFADCISPFQSLERLPELEHASPHCLSPEPQLSGAEANSDNCAGVGGEGSCTGAGNICNLAMINEKSNSEELSRATTEERAVDGAVSQPELHPGDQPQTDETIEEHLSQQDDAVASSKEFDPSWIPTVPGAAEADVGVGTRQGVNTLKGFSSQWLQYFDGSLGKTVYVNSVTGVSSYELAPESQTHAACTKDFTTMAVNVLMKTGVTYRCYPFRSENLIPFLPRSREERQEGKADEGLGDGRDAQLGSSESLRSLFLEWRNPVFFRPPEVLQSTGGFQGVLSRTVLKVLSSQACHGAVKFGDTLSVDECRSLIDSLASCDLPFQCAHGRPSMHPLADLDHLNIDHEVPNRPNLQKLRMLREVWMSEEVL, from the exons ATGGATAAGGAAATGCCGCCGCAGAAGCTGCGCTCGCTGTCGGTGACCGTACAGGACGGACTTCGTTCGGCAGTGAAAGTGCCGTCGCTCGCCCACTGCCTGGAAGAATTGCTGCTGAACAGCCTGGCAGCCGGCTGCGGTTGCGTGGCGGCTCGCGTTAACGCAGATATCGGGCGCGTGCAGGTGGCAGATAACGGCGTGGGGCTGGAGCGCGCGGCGCTGGTGCTGGCGGGAGCGCGCTACCACAGTAGCCGCGCCATTGGGTCTGGGGAAAGGCCTGGGGCCCGGCAGGGTGGGGTTCCCTGGAATACACGGCCAGACTGCCCCTGGGATGGACAGGGAGGGGGTTCCGGGGGTTCTACAGAGGAAGAGAATCCCGGGAGTGGACAGGGAGAAGAACTCGGGGGTGGAGAGGGCCCTGGAGAAGGATTGGAGGAGGAGCCTGAAGTGGGGCCTGGGTGTCGTGGTGAGGCACTGGCCAGCATTGCACACTTGTCGGGTCTGCTGGAGATAGTGAGCAGGCCACGAGGTGGTGGCAGCCAGACATGGGTCAAGTTGTTCCGCAATGGACAGGCCCAGCAGGTGTACAGGGCCGAGGTAGCCAGGCCCAGCCCCGGCACCACTGTCACTGTATGCAATCTCTTTTACCGACTGCCAGTGAGGCGACGCCGTATGATCCGAACCCTGGAGTGGGAGCAGATCCGTCTCAGAGTTCAAGCCCTGAGTCTTCTGCATCCTGGAGTCTCCTTCACCTTGCGGAACGAAGCCTCTTCCACAGCTGGAGGCTCGCTTGTAGTCAGGCTGCCGAAAGCGAGCAGCTTGCCGGCTCGCTTTGCTCAGATCTACGGTACACAGAAGGCAGCAGCTCTTGGCCCTGTTCAGCACTCAAATGACTGTTTCCATATCAGCGGTTTCATTAGCCGACAGGGCCACCATACCAAGGCACAGCGGCAGGTGTTTGTCAATGGGCGACTGGTGCTAAAAACCCGTATACATGTGCAACTGGATTTGCTGATCAGGCGAAGCAGCCTGATATGTAGGTCAGGATGCTCTACTGGGTCCCGTGGAAGCCCTGATCTCCACCCTGTTTATATCATCAATGTCAGGTGTGACCATAGGCAGTATGATGCCTGCTGGGAGACTGGTCGCACCTTGCTGGAGTTCAGCTCCTGGGACCTGCTGCTGAGCTGCTTGGAGGAGGGAGTCCATGCCTTCCTGCTACAGGAGAAACTGCTACTGGAGCCTTTAGAGGAACAGGAACATCCCCAGTCACCTCTTCTCAGCTCAAAACCTGTGTTCTCACATGAAATGGCTGCAGTCCAGTCCAAATCTGTTTATAGGCAGGCAGTACTACCTGAAACCTCTAGGGAAAATGCTGTGTATCAGGGGCTTGCAACAATTGAGAAGGTTGGGGTGTTGGGTGCTGAGGATGAAGAACCAGTCTCGGAACATTCAGGCATTGCGCTACACTCTACTGAAGCTCCAAAACCCATTTTAGACATTGCTGGTCAGCGGACAACTGCCTGCAACAAGTCTCTGTggaaagagtcaggagacagcaGTTCCCTCAGCGGCCTGAGTACATCAGATAGCCCTGAGACACAGCCAATGAAGCTGGTGCAGCCCAGCAGAGAGCAGGTGCTCACAAAAGGAGATGGAATTTATCAGATTGCTGTTGCTTATGAGAGTGAGGGCTCATCAGGTAGCAGTGTCTCACCTCAAGAGGAGGTGCAGACAACAGAAGGGGAGGTTAGTGGACTGCAGACAGGGCGAAAGGAGCTCTCGGGAAAACAGACACACAAGGAGAGTCAGGGAGTGGAACTTGGTGTCACAGGTCTTATAACCCATGTGATCCCTATGAAAATGAAAGGTTCTGACCTCGAACGTGGAAACGATACAGAGAGGGGACGTACCTTTCACTTAGGCCCAGTCAGTGCCTGGGATattaatgagagattgaaaagggGATGTACTCGGCTTATGGCTGGGGGCAATATGCACTTGAGTGACACTAGGGAATGTGGGAAGGCCGAACCCCGAAGATCCAACAGGCTTTGTCAGAAAGTTCAGAGTACTTCCCAGTATCATAATCAGTCTGGGAGCCTCACTGAATCAGTGATGACACCTGGGAAGATTATGTCACTGAAAGATCATGTTAATTCCAAGTGCAGAAAAGTTGCCAATTGTGAACCTATCTCCTGTCAAGCTAGATTCCGCAGCAAGCTAAGTATGTCTCTGATAACTGCTTCGCTGGATGCATTTAGAAGAGAATATGGGAGGGCCAGTGGTCAGGATGGAAGCAACTCTTCCCAACATACTGAGGTCACTCGACATGGCGATGGTAGTCTAGCCATGAAATCGATACCAGAGGATGCCACGGTAATTAAAGAAGCAGACAATTTGAACCAGAATGTAGGTGCAAGATGCCCAGACTTTGGAGCTAATGTCTGCAGTGAGAGTTTACTGCACAGCCAGTCTGTTGGCTTCCAAAGGAATTTGCATACTTGTGGCTCTAGGTCAATAGCTGGACACATATCCCAAGTGCAGCCCAGTCTTATTGCACAAGCTACTTAttcacaaaacaaaaacattacCCCTGTTTCCAAGGGGCTTCCAAAAACCTTGGCTGCAAAATTGTCCAGATTAAAATACCTTGGACAAGGAGAGAAGAGTTGGGAGTGCAATTCAAGGAGTTTTGCAGACTGTATTTCACCTTTCCAGAGCCTAGAGAGGCTTCCGGAGCTGGAACATGCATCTCCACACTGTTTATCTCCAGAACCACAGCTCTCAGGAGCTGAAGCAAACTCTGATAACTGTGCGGGAGTTGGTGGAGAGGGAAGttgtacaggtgctggaaatataTGCAACCTTGCTATGATTAATGAAAAGTCTAATTCAGAGGAATTGTCTCGTGCTACAACTGAGGAAAGGGCAGTTGATGGAGCAGTTTCACAGCCTGAGCTGCACCCTGGAGACCAACCCCAAACAGATGAAACAATTGAAGAGCACTTAAGCCAACAGGATGATGCTGTGGCCAGCAGTAAGGAATTTGACCCTTCATGGATTCCCACAGTACCAGGAGCTGCTGAAGCAGATGTTGGTGTGGGCACCCGTCAAGGTGTCAATACTTTGAAAGGTTTTTCTTCACAATGGCTGCAGTATTTTGACGGATCTCTGGGGAAGACGGTGTATGTAAACAGTGTGACTGGAGTGAGCAGCTATGAACTTGCACCAGAGTCTCAGACACATGCTGCCTGCACGAAAGACTTCACAACTATGGCAGTTAACGTCCTCATGAAGACTG GTGTCACATACCGATGCTACCCGTTCCGCAGTGAAAACCTGATCCCATTCTTGCCTCGGTCACGAGAAGAAAGACAGGAAGGCAAAGCTGATGAAGGGCTTGGTGATGGAAGAG ATGCTCAGCTGGGGTCAAGTGAGTCATTGCGTTCTTTATTCCTGGAGTGGAGGAATCCAGTCTTTTTCCGACCTCCAGAG
- the mlh3 gene encoding uncharacterized protein mlh3 isoform X4 produces the protein MDKEMPPQKLRSLSVTVQDGLRSAVKVPSLAHCLEELLLNSLAAGCGCVAARVNADIGRVQVADNGVGLERAALVLAGARYHSSRAIGSGERPGARQGGVPWNTRPDCPWDGQGGGSGGSTEEENPGSGQGEELGGGEGPGEGLEEEPEVGPGCRGEALASIAHLSGLLEIVSRPRGGGSQTWVKLFRNGQAQQVYRAEVARPSPGTTVTVCNLFYRLPVRRRRMIRTLEWEQIRLRVQALSLLHPGVSFTLRNEASSTAGGSLVVRLPKASSLPARFAQIYGTQKAAALGPVQHSNDCFHISGFISRQGHHTKAQRQVFVNGRLVLKTRIHVQLDLLIRRSSLICRSGCSTGSRGSPDLHPVYIINVRCDHRQYDACWETGRTLLEFSSWDLLLSCLEEGVHAFLLQEKLLLEPLEEQEHPQSPLLSSKPVFSHEMAAVQSKSVYRQAVLPETSRENAVYQGLATIEKVGVLGAEDEEPVSEHSGIALHSTEAPKPILDIAGQRTTACNKSLWKESGDSSSLSGLSTSDSPETQPMKLVQPSREQVLTKGDGIYQIAVAYESEGSSGSSVSPQEEVQTTEGEVSGLQTGRKELSGKQTHKESQGVELGVTGLITHVIPMKMKGSDLERGNDTERGRTFHLGPVSAWDINERLKRGCTRLMAGGNMHLSDTRECGKAEPRRSNRLCQKVQSTSQYHNQSGSLTESVMTPGKIMSLKDHVNSKCRKVANCEPISCQARFRSKLSMSLITASLDAFRREYGRASGQDGSNSSQHTEVTRHGDGSLAMKSIPEDATVIKEADNLNQNVGARCPDFGANVCSESLLHSQSVGFQRNLHTCGSRSIAGHISQVQPSLIAQATYSQNKNITPVSKGLPKTLAAKLSRLKYLGQGEKSWECNSRSFADCISPFQSLERLPELEHASPHCLSPEPQLSGAEANSDNCAGVGGEGSCTGAGNICNLAMINEKSNSEELSRATTEERAVDGAVSQPELHPGDQPQTDETIEEHLSQQDDAVASSKEFDPSWIPTVPGAAEADVGVGTRQGVNTLKGFSSQWLQYFDGSLGKTVYVNSVTGVSSYELAPESQTHAACTKDFTTMAVNVLMKTGVTYRCYPFRSENLIPFLPRSREERQEGKADEGLGDGRDAQLGSSESLRSLFLEWRNPVFFRPPEVAVDVSSEQADNLAVKIHNVLYPYRFTKDMISSMQVLSQVDNKFIACLINTRLDQGTTAGNNLLVLVDQHAAHERVRLEQLISGVSQRTD, from the exons ATGGATAAGGAAATGCCGCCGCAGAAGCTGCGCTCGCTGTCGGTGACCGTACAGGACGGACTTCGTTCGGCAGTGAAAGTGCCGTCGCTCGCCCACTGCCTGGAAGAATTGCTGCTGAACAGCCTGGCAGCCGGCTGCGGTTGCGTGGCGGCTCGCGTTAACGCAGATATCGGGCGCGTGCAGGTGGCAGATAACGGCGTGGGGCTGGAGCGCGCGGCGCTGGTGCTGGCGGGAGCGCGCTACCACAGTAGCCGCGCCATTGGGTCTGGGGAAAGGCCTGGGGCCCGGCAGGGTGGGGTTCCCTGGAATACACGGCCAGACTGCCCCTGGGATGGACAGGGAGGGGGTTCCGGGGGTTCTACAGAGGAAGAGAATCCCGGGAGTGGACAGGGAGAAGAACTCGGGGGTGGAGAGGGCCCTGGAGAAGGATTGGAGGAGGAGCCTGAAGTGGGGCCTGGGTGTCGTGGTGAGGCACTGGCCAGCATTGCACACTTGTCGGGTCTGCTGGAGATAGTGAGCAGGCCACGAGGTGGTGGCAGCCAGACATGGGTCAAGTTGTTCCGCAATGGACAGGCCCAGCAGGTGTACAGGGCCGAGGTAGCCAGGCCCAGCCCCGGCACCACTGTCACTGTATGCAATCTCTTTTACCGACTGCCAGTGAGGCGACGCCGTATGATCCGAACCCTGGAGTGGGAGCAGATCCGTCTCAGAGTTCAAGCCCTGAGTCTTCTGCATCCTGGAGTCTCCTTCACCTTGCGGAACGAAGCCTCTTCCACAGCTGGAGGCTCGCTTGTAGTCAGGCTGCCGAAAGCGAGCAGCTTGCCGGCTCGCTTTGCTCAGATCTACGGTACACAGAAGGCAGCAGCTCTTGGCCCTGTTCAGCACTCAAATGACTGTTTCCATATCAGCGGTTTCATTAGCCGACAGGGCCACCATACCAAGGCACAGCGGCAGGTGTTTGTCAATGGGCGACTGGTGCTAAAAACCCGTATACATGTGCAACTGGATTTGCTGATCAGGCGAAGCAGCCTGATATGTAGGTCAGGATGCTCTACTGGGTCCCGTGGAAGCCCTGATCTCCACCCTGTTTATATCATCAATGTCAGGTGTGACCATAGGCAGTATGATGCCTGCTGGGAGACTGGTCGCACCTTGCTGGAGTTCAGCTCCTGGGACCTGCTGCTGAGCTGCTTGGAGGAGGGAGTCCATGCCTTCCTGCTACAGGAGAAACTGCTACTGGAGCCTTTAGAGGAACAGGAACATCCCCAGTCACCTCTTCTCAGCTCAAAACCTGTGTTCTCACATGAAATGGCTGCAGTCCAGTCCAAATCTGTTTATAGGCAGGCAGTACTACCTGAAACCTCTAGGGAAAATGCTGTGTATCAGGGGCTTGCAACAATTGAGAAGGTTGGGGTGTTGGGTGCTGAGGATGAAGAACCAGTCTCGGAACATTCAGGCATTGCGCTACACTCTACTGAAGCTCCAAAACCCATTTTAGACATTGCTGGTCAGCGGACAACTGCCTGCAACAAGTCTCTGTggaaagagtcaggagacagcaGTTCCCTCAGCGGCCTGAGTACATCAGATAGCCCTGAGACACAGCCAATGAAGCTGGTGCAGCCCAGCAGAGAGCAGGTGCTCACAAAAGGAGATGGAATTTATCAGATTGCTGTTGCTTATGAGAGTGAGGGCTCATCAGGTAGCAGTGTCTCACCTCAAGAGGAGGTGCAGACAACAGAAGGGGAGGTTAGTGGACTGCAGACAGGGCGAAAGGAGCTCTCGGGAAAACAGACACACAAGGAGAGTCAGGGAGTGGAACTTGGTGTCACAGGTCTTATAACCCATGTGATCCCTATGAAAATGAAAGGTTCTGACCTCGAACGTGGAAACGATACAGAGAGGGGACGTACCTTTCACTTAGGCCCAGTCAGTGCCTGGGATattaatgagagattgaaaagggGATGTACTCGGCTTATGGCTGGGGGCAATATGCACTTGAGTGACACTAGGGAATGTGGGAAGGCCGAACCCCGAAGATCCAACAGGCTTTGTCAGAAAGTTCAGAGTACTTCCCAGTATCATAATCAGTCTGGGAGCCTCACTGAATCAGTGATGACACCTGGGAAGATTATGTCACTGAAAGATCATGTTAATTCCAAGTGCAGAAAAGTTGCCAATTGTGAACCTATCTCCTGTCAAGCTAGATTCCGCAGCAAGCTAAGTATGTCTCTGATAACTGCTTCGCTGGATGCATTTAGAAGAGAATATGGGAGGGCCAGTGGTCAGGATGGAAGCAACTCTTCCCAACATACTGAGGTCACTCGACATGGCGATGGTAGTCTAGCCATGAAATCGATACCAGAGGATGCCACGGTAATTAAAGAAGCAGACAATTTGAACCAGAATGTAGGTGCAAGATGCCCAGACTTTGGAGCTAATGTCTGCAGTGAGAGTTTACTGCACAGCCAGTCTGTTGGCTTCCAAAGGAATTTGCATACTTGTGGCTCTAGGTCAATAGCTGGACACATATCCCAAGTGCAGCCCAGTCTTATTGCACAAGCTACTTAttcacaaaacaaaaacattacCCCTGTTTCCAAGGGGCTTCCAAAAACCTTGGCTGCAAAATTGTCCAGATTAAAATACCTTGGACAAGGAGAGAAGAGTTGGGAGTGCAATTCAAGGAGTTTTGCAGACTGTATTTCACCTTTCCAGAGCCTAGAGAGGCTTCCGGAGCTGGAACATGCATCTCCACACTGTTTATCTCCAGAACCACAGCTCTCAGGAGCTGAAGCAAACTCTGATAACTGTGCGGGAGTTGGTGGAGAGGGAAGttgtacaggtgctggaaatataTGCAACCTTGCTATGATTAATGAAAAGTCTAATTCAGAGGAATTGTCTCGTGCTACAACTGAGGAAAGGGCAGTTGATGGAGCAGTTTCACAGCCTGAGCTGCACCCTGGAGACCAACCCCAAACAGATGAAACAATTGAAGAGCACTTAAGCCAACAGGATGATGCTGTGGCCAGCAGTAAGGAATTTGACCCTTCATGGATTCCCACAGTACCAGGAGCTGCTGAAGCAGATGTTGGTGTGGGCACCCGTCAAGGTGTCAATACTTTGAAAGGTTTTTCTTCACAATGGCTGCAGTATTTTGACGGATCTCTGGGGAAGACGGTGTATGTAAACAGTGTGACTGGAGTGAGCAGCTATGAACTTGCACCAGAGTCTCAGACACATGCTGCCTGCACGAAAGACTTCACAACTATGGCAGTTAACGTCCTCATGAAGACTG GTGTCACATACCGATGCTACCCGTTCCGCAGTGAAAACCTGATCCCATTCTTGCCTCGGTCACGAGAAGAAAGACAGGAAGGCAAAGCTGATGAAGGGCTTGGTGATGGAAGAG ATGCTCAGCTGGGGTCAAGTGAGTCATTGCGTTCTTTATTCCTGGAGTGGAGGAATCCAGTCTTTTTCCGACCTCCAGAG